From the genome of Leishmania donovani BPK282A1 complete genome, chromosome 12, one region includes:
- a CDS encoding Alg9-like mannosyltransferase, putative → MCSCVQVSSLNSSMGRGHPHPRQGRQRRHADVSLECGSCVSGAGVECRVAAGATAIGGAFRLQGKQTPLRVGACLLVNLSLVGAGACLLWSPPRSRRFLPAAFALPDRHTFCGDSDATCVREHLPRLPLFSDFSALTMLCVVLLSLPRTASSVSVFGVGAHTHTHARPYGRRHILEIGVTARVLLACRCSLAVSLCTEAVNSFALVRTRTHTHTHEYELRHFGVVRMRPLCPSRRLVRDGAPLAAHADGNEHPRLLYCLSATCDDGTDISGAALGRSRGRDHGHVGGGNSLDRTECLASWNAARVPASAATWVATRLAFSA, encoded by the coding sequence ATGTGCAGCTGTGTGCAAGTTTCCTCGCTGAACTCCAGCATGGGTCGTGGGCACCCGCACCCACGACAAGGGAGGCAACGAAGGCATGCAGACGTGAGCTTGGAATGCGGCTCTTGCGTCAGTGGCGCAGGCGTCGAGTGTCGTGTAGCAGCTGGTGCCACGGCGATCGGTGGGGCATTCCGTCTGCAGGGCAAGCAAACCCCTCTCCGTGTGGGCGCGTGCTTGCTTGTTAACCTTAGTCTTGTGGGCGCCGGTGCGTGCCTGCTGTGGTCGCCGCCCCGCTCGCGCCGATTCCTTCCCGCCGCTTTCGCTCTTCCCGACAGACACACCTTTTGTGGCGACAGTGATGCGACATGCGTGCGCGAGCATCTGCCCCGTCTGCCCCTCTTTTCCGATTTCTCGGCTCTAACGATGCTGTGCGTTgtacttctctctcttcctcgcacGGCGTCCTCTGTCTCCGTGTTTGGGgtcggcgcacacacacacacgcacgcacggccaTATGGGCGCCGGCACATACTTGAAATCGGGGTGACGGCCAGGGTCCTACTCGCCTGCAGGTGCTCTCTggctgtctctctgtgcaccGAGGCAGTGAATTCTTTCGCTCtcgtacgcacacgcacacacacacacacacacgagtaTGAGCTACGCCACTTTGGCgttgtgcgcatgcgtcCTCTATGCCCCTCACGCCGTCTTGTGCGGGATGGCGCTCCTCTGGCAGCCCATGCTGATGGTAATGAGCATCCTCGCCTCCTTTATTGCCTTTCTGCCACTTGTGATGACGGGACTGATATTTCAGGTGCTGCGCTGGGCAGGAGTCGCGGACGTGACCACGGCCACGTGGGTGGTGGTAATTCACTTGATAGGACAGAATGCCTCGCGAGTTGGAACGCTGCACGTGTGCCTGCGTCTGCAGCGACTTGGGTGGCAACACGGCTGGCTTTTAGTGCGTAG
- a CDS encoding ubiquitin hydrolase, putative, translated as MVKLHQKHASAVATDAQAESDATAMHQGPVPPPPPEELVPDAGPSAAEVPLGDPVEFILDRVDSIERWRSTVARLNLAQLGVSLVRGVLRRGRYSTPPMRVFDAAEKTAPATDAAEAEEPVQSFYPSQPVPPWLCPHTSFEIDQVATQVAEQDEAAQTLVRGVASPAPGQATHRPPNHHRRAHPSMQPSVARRALVQTASRASVPLYMGMLIAFIGHGVASMYNADTATGLLGASDAAAGRSVQTPAPTPGAVAGRLPTSSRHLHFTTEMTSALHEVHRAAAEVICMVDHESKEMHALATAALQSAGKATAYRTDEDEQVQDMRHAQLGRSCRHLSRIVANLYSLVSLLDFFAVESASLPTPTPSTAAASGAGHSNMSSANVGFLSTSSASEAAAVAMEKRGAQTTTVAPYTDSSTPNATPMPSAMKKHVPNGAAPAHPYTTERFHKLFDASGHLPQSVWRVFSAVATTLSQFAVSWSLTTGDAQSRQAFNNAACVILGEDQRCLLLQLHRLCARFIVLRHRVYALHPVNSLHFKVKQMLEWSGLLNADVPDAWSYNNGDIDRCDLHSDRLHSTYARGLQWSVNSSNKMALQAAVACPYTTAARDSALRRMKESSAFSPGGSAVAGGGGVNTASDGGASAPLSLLTSLASAGANGGANAAFAGLLAAPLSSASAAPEQSSSVAALSQRSVVPGYVGLRNNGNMCFLNSVVQLLGSAALFRDDLTARLQDAVFCNSAHADHRAPAAAHAGNAHAMAAPFAKYGCRLAMALLLGEMQWRGSHRHSRLPVLPDYLIPHLPPPFDDHRQHDASEFWHALMDKLDAPNQPGGAVVARWFSGRTATTMTCVTCQHTRLHTDTFWDLSIPLLRATSPPSVPASVGGGAPTPPWAPVAAAGRPVSQVEVQHFARATAVTTTYASSPASDFPANASTTADASAELEAAERAEEEAAERVNNKAALNQRPIVPSSVAEPYSTTPLPSSMVAADEAPKTLQHLLLHVLHPTLNKELLHGSNALDCEHCGRRTDTELTTRLVAEVEREAEVGVDTAAAGAPEECLGAVQEARVSSGGSAAAAAWESLVEGEPPTPCAADERASPHGESKCVEHDLALSHSLTDTAAGGGLPYYLAVQLNRFAYRRATQTYEKVTDGVPLNEVIVVPVCPEITEPKDGAASPADSQEFNAQTAMPNEEDGDANTQREDDGRHGGPSTRTPTAPRSAAPALPVWVAYRLRSIIIHSGSTPSSGHYFVLTRRLAAVPAYANVNESSHDEDGEYNASAAADVSSMRAYVKGLGAALTACLGAERHFSYAELVQPTAGAEGEGWSACADVEGAGPKSQGRPAVASLSRGTAETVQSPALSPPPTLPTAAVSVSGDRLYENWVMLNDSSVQTVEPDTMRHLLHGRGGGVYSASETPYIILYEKLPLASEGTAVRDALLEDEEATDKRVAGAALWETHHASVGASGVTSVGDTSSKPVQFAREVLQIFNARLKDEVAHNAALSEAPRTADGHGFTSTKSSEASSRPTPVGTVVHQGSSATAWRTIVARSSWSRATGVGDAARAAAVKASLTDASKVIPTCFKGTGSVGRPSASHRPRRLMSTVKYAKLPRSKRYNGNLNRHSTQEHRHRGGTAARSSSGSGAGSDADDEQDEPRS; from the coding sequence ATGGTCAAGCTACATCAAAAGCACGCGTCTGCTGTAGCGACAGACGCGCAGGCGGAgagcgacgccaccgcgATGCACCAGGgcccggtgccgccgccgcctcccgAAGAATTGGTCCCTGATGCAGGCCCCAGTGCTGCTGAGGTCCCGCTGGGCGATCCGGTCGAGTTCATACTTGACCGAGTCGACTCCATCGAGCGATGGCGATCGACAGTCGCGCGTCTGAAcctggcgcagctgggcGTTTCCCTGGTGCGCGGTGTACTGCGACGCGGTCGCTAttcgacgccgccgatgcgCGTTTTCGATGCCGCAGAGAAAACAGCGCCGGCAACGGATGCGGCAGAGGCTGAGGAGCCCGTCCAGTCGTTTTATCCATCGCAGCCGGTGCCACCGTGGCTGTGTCCCCACACGTCGTTCGAGATCGATCAGGTGGCTACGCAGGTGGCCGAGCAAGATGAAGCTGCACAGACTCTCGTGAGGGGCGTTGCCTCTCCAGCGCCCGGGCAGGCAACACATCGCCCGCCCAATCACCACCGTCGCGCACATCCCTCCATGCAGCCCAGCGTTGCTCGGCGCGCGCTCGTGCAGACGGCCAGCCGCGCCTCTGTGCCGCTTTATATGGGTATGCTGATCGCATTCATTGGACACGGTGTTGCGTCCATGTACAATGCAGACACAGCGACAGGCCTGCTCGGTGCGAgtgacgcggcggcagggcgaTCCGTCCAGACACCGGCGCCCACGCctggtgccgtcgccgggCGCTTGCCCACGTCTAGCCGTCATCTGCACTTCACCACCGAGATGACCAGCGCACTCCACGAGGTTCACCGTGCAGCGGCTGAGGTGATTTGCATGGTCGATCACGAGTCGAAGGAGATGCACGCGCTCGCAACAGCCGCACTCCAGTCGGCTGGAAAAGCGACAGCGTATCGGACGGACGAGGATGAGCAGGTGCAGGACATGCGCCACGCGCAGCTCGGTCGATCATGTCGTCACCTTAGCCGCATCGTGGCAAATCTCTACTCTCTTGTGTCCCTCCTGGACTTCTTTGCAGTGGAGAGTGCGTCCttgccgacgccgacgccaagcaccgcggcagcgagtggTGCAGGTCACTCGAACATGAGCAGCGCCAACGTCGGCTTCCTATCGACATCCTCTGCTTCGGAGGCCGCGGCGGTAGCGATGGAGAAGCGCGGCGCTCAGACAACCACTGTGGCGCCGTACACAGACAGCAGTACTCCAAATGCCACACCGATGCCCTCCGCCATGAAGAAACATGTCCCCAACGGGGCGGCCCCCGCGCACCCCTATACGACGGAGCGCTTCCATAAGCTCTTCGATGCATCTGGCCACTTGCCGCAGAGCGTGTGGAGGGTGttctccgccgtcgccaccacaTTGAGCCAGTTCGCAGTGTCCTGGTCCCTCACAACGGGTGATGCGCAGAGTCGGCAAGCATTCAACAATGCAGCGTGCGTGATACTCGGCGAGGATCagcgctgcctgctgctgcagctgcatcggctgtgtgcgcgctttatcgtgctgcgccaccgagTGTACGCGCTGCACCCCGTCAACTCTCTGCACTTCAAGGTGAAGCAGATGCTGGAGTGGAGCGGCCTCCTCAACGCCGACGTGCCGGATGCGTGGTCGTACAACAATGGCGACATTGACCGATGCGACTTACACTCTGATCGACTGCACAGCACCTACGCGCGCGGCCTTCAGTGGAGCGTCAACTCGAGCAACAAGATGGCGCTTCAAGCGGCGGTTGCGTGTCCGTACACGACCGCGGCGCGCGACtcagcgctgcgtcggatGAAGGAGTCGAGCGCGTTTTCtccaggcggcagcgccgtcgctggcgggGGGGGCGTCAACACTGCGAGCGATGGCGGTGCATCGgccccgctctctctgctcACCTCGCTCGCCTCTGCCGGGGCAAACGGCGGTGCCaacgccgccttcgccgggCTTTTGGCAGCGCCGTTGTCATCGgcatctgcggcgccggagcAGAGTTCCAGCGTGGCTGCACTATCCCAGCGCTCCGTCGTGCCGGGCTACGTTGGGCTGCGGAACAATGGTAACATGTGCTTCCTCAACAGCGTTGTACAGCTtctcggcagcgctgcgctgtTCCGCGACGATCTCACGGCACGATTGCAGGATGCTGTCTTCTGCAACTCGGCACACGCCGATCACCGGgctcctgcagccgcgcatGCGGGGAATGCCCATGCGATGGCGGCTCCCTTTGCCAAGTATGGATGTCGCCTCGCCATGGCGCTTCTTCTCGGTGAGATGCAGTGGCGTGGGTCGCATCGACACAGTCGCCTCCCGGTGTTGCCGGACTACCTCATCCCACATCTGCCCCCGCCGTTCGATGACCATCGACAGCACGACGCCTCGGAGTTCTGGCACGCACTAATGGACAAACTGGACGCGCCGAACCAGCCCgggggggcggtggtggcgcgatGGTTTAGCGGGCgaacggcgacgacgatgacgtgCGTCACCTGCCAGCACACGCGTCTGCACACCGACACCTTCTGGGATCTCTCGATCCCACTCCTGCGCGCTACCTCGCCCCCCTCCGTACCAGCGTCCgtgggaggcggcgcgccgacgccacctTGGGCACCGGTGGCCGCGGCTGGCCGGCCGGTGAGCCAAGTAGAGGTGCAGCACTTTgcccgcgccaccgccgtgacCACCACCTACGCGAGCTCGCCAGCATCCGACTTTCCAGCCAACGCGTCGACCACGGCAGATGCGTCTGCGGAGCTGGAAGCGGCGGAGCgcgcagaagaggaggcagcagagagggTCAACAACAAAGCAGCGCTGAACCAGCGCCCCATCGTGCCCAGCAGTGTAGCCGAGCCGTACTCAaccacaccgctgccgtcctcgaTGGTGGCGGCCGACGAGGCACCcaagacgctgcagcacctgctgctccaTGTGCTGCACCCGACTCTCAACAAGGAGCTCTTGCATGGCAGCAACGCCCTCGACTGCGAGCACTGCGGCCGACGCACCGACACAGAGCTCACGACACGCCTTGTCGCCGAGGTCGAAAGGGAGGCTGAGGTAGGGGTCGatacggcagcagcaggtgcgccgGAAGAATGCTTAGGCGCCGTGCAGGAAGCGCGCGTCTCttctggcggcagcgccgctgcagccgcgtgGGAAAGTCTCGTTGAAGGCGAGCCGCCCACACCCTGCGCAGCGGATGAACGAGCGTCGCCACATGGGGAGTCGAAGTGCGTGGAGCACGACTTGGCGCTGTCGCACTCTCTCACCGACACGGCGGCCGGAGGTGGTCTGCCATACTACCTCGCTGTTCAGCTGAACCGCTTCGCGTACCGGCGCGCCACACAGACCTACGAGAAGGTCACCGATGGCGTGCCTCTCAATGAGGTTATCGTTGTCCCGGTGTGCCCCGAGATCACAGAGCCAAAAGACGGAGCAGCATCCCCGGCCGATTCGCAGGAGTTCAACGCACAGACTGCGATGCCCAACGAGGAGGATGGCGACGCCAATACGCAGCGTGAAGACGACGGCCGTCACGGTGGCCCCTCCACTCGAACTCCGACGGCACcgcgctctgcagcgccagcgcttCCGGTGTGGGTCGCGTACCGTCTGCGGTCAATCATCATCCACAGCGGCTCCACGCCTAGCAGCGGCCACTACTTCGTCCTtacgcgccgcctcgcagcggtgccggcgtACGCGAACGTCAATGAAAGCAGCCacgacgaagacggcgagTACAatgccagcgctgctgctgacgtgTCATCCATGCGCGCGTACGTGAAGGGTCTGGGGGCTGCCCTAACGGCTTGCCTGGGCGCCGAGCGTCACTTCTCCTACGCGGAACTTGTGCAGCCAACGGCGGGCGCGGAAGGCGAGGGCTGGTCGGCGTGTGCCGATGTGGAGGGCGCAGGGCCAAAGTCGCAGGGCAGGCCCGCTGTCGCTTCCCTTTCGAGGGGCACAGCGGAGACGGTGCAGTCGCCGGCGCTTTCTCCACCACCAACTCTTCCAACGGCCGCTGTGTCCGTGAGTGGCGACCGCCTGTACGAGAACTGGGTGATGCTGAACGACTCCAGCGTGCAGACCGTTGAGCCGGACACAatgcgccacctcctgcacgggcgcggcggcggtgtctaCTCTGCCTCGGAGACGCCGTACATTATCTTGTACGAGAAGTTGCCTTTGGCCTCCGAAgggacggcggtgcgcgacgCTCTGCTagaggatgaggaggcgACAGATAAGCGCGtggctggtgctgcgctgtGGGAGACCCACCATGCCTCGGTAGGCGCTTCCGGCGTCACCTCCGTCGGTGACACGAGCAGCAAGCCGGTTCAGTTTGCCCGTGAAGTGCTACAGATCTTTAACGCGCGGCTGAAGGATGAGGTCGCGCACAACGCCGCTCTCAGCGAGGCGCCACGAACGGCAGATGGGCATGGCTTCACCTCCACAAAAAGCAGCGAAGCAAGCTCGCGGCCTACGCCGGTGGGAACGGTGGTACATCAGGGGTCGTCTGCCACGGCTTGGAGAACCATTGTCGCCCGGTCATCGTGGTCTCGCGCGACCGGTGTTGGCGACGcagctcgtgcagcagcagtcaaGGCCTCCCTCACTGATGCGAGCAAGGTCATACCAACATGCTTTAAGGGCACCGGCAGCGTTGGTCGTCCTTCGGCGTCGCACCGGCCGCGTCGGCTAATGTCCACGGTCAAGTACGCCAAACTCCCCCGCAGCAAGCGCTACAACGGCAATCTCAACCGTCACAGCACACAGGAGCACCGCCATCGTGGCGGCACGGCCGCACGCAGCTcaagtggcagcggcgcaggctcAGACGCCGATGACGAGCAGGACGAGCCTCGCAGCTAG